The genome window CAGACACATCAAATTCAACTTTCAAATACTTTACACATTTTTTGTTCATAGTCTCTTTTCTTTTATGAATGATGTATGTAGTCCATTTCCAAAAACCACAAAGAATCCATGACCTCACACACATATCTCATGTTCTAGTATTCCAAACCCTCTCTACCTACGAATCGAGGACAATGCCCTTTAAAGCTTATCAAACATAggtttttttctcttctttcataGGTTAAGTATGTACAGGCACAcgttatatatataaatatgtatACACACACTTATATAATAACTTAAACAACACTTTCGATTGTTTTAAATAAATAAGATAATTTCATTTATTCACTGAAAGTTGCACTACTAATAGCAAATACATTAAGGATTTGCAACAAATACCATAGATAAAAggaattttcttcaaatatgaAAAGATAATACTATATAATACTAGATACGTATAAACAAGCATATCTAACATATAATAGTTCCAAACCCCAAGACAAAATTTATACCTAACTAGAACATATATGAGAAATTCCAGATTAAAAAAACTCAAAACTACAAAGAAAGAAActaggaaaacaaggaaaatacTAACAAGAAAATTTCAGCGACAAAGACCAGATCACATAGAAGAGAAGAAGTTTTAGAGTTTTGGAAATGGGAGAACGAGGAGATAATGAGTAGAAAGTGATAGTTAACTAATGATGTTTATATTACTAGAATTGGAGTTTGAACATCCTAGTTGTTATGTGTTTAAccaataattaattaataagtTGTTAGTACTATTAATTATGTTGGTTGAAAAAGCTTCAACTATGCCATACTTTGAGTTAATTTCCAAATTAATCTAATTACAAAAACTATTTCccaatttaatatttttcaaAGCTATTCCTTGATTTAATACTCCTTGTAAGTTGCGGACTTTTAGCAGGTGAAAAAAACCACAAACTATGATAACAAGTTTGTAATGACAAGGATATGTTGACACAACAATTCCTCTACCTTTCTCTATTTTATTTACCTTATTGTCTAACTTCTATGCTTTCTAACATTACCACTACCAGTTTTTCTATTTGTCCACCACTCTTGAATATTTCTTGTCCACGCTTTTGAACATCTCTcactttgtttattttgactCAAACGAACATTGTCTGCCATGCTTTTCAACATCTCTTGCTTTCGAATATTTCCTGTCCATGCTTTTGAACATCTCTCACTTTGTTTACTTTGACTCAAACGAACATTGTCTTCCACCTCTCCATTCTCAATTGGATATGCCTCTAACTAAAGTACTACTAATTAGTAAAATGCATAAGTTTTTATTCACATAATTAGTCCCAGGATTATTACactattttattgttaaatTAGGACATGCTCAAGGTGATTGTAATTACGGACAAGTGAGATTTAAGGACTATAATTATGGGAATTTACATGAATCCAAACTTTGGCTTGAATTTTGGAAAAGTTAAATTGTTTGCGGTGTTGGATCAATTTCCAATAGAAGAGCTTTCGAAGACCGTAAATTAATTTTCTTGTGAAGATTTGCTTGTAAtaagcaaaatctcaaattttttgAATGGTTAAATCCAACCAAGGAAGAAGTAaaaaagattgttaatgtggaAGATAGGTAGAGGGACAGAAGGTAATGACGGCTttgatttggaaggaaaaaagaaagggctTATCTAAAATGATTATAGTTTCTCGAACAGGCCATAAAGAGCATTAGGTTAAGGAATAGTCTAGAAAGTCTTGTACTGGCAAATAATTTTGGTTATAGCATTATTGTGGAAATTAACTAAATTTACTTTGTAGTGCTTATAAGTTTACTCAttattaaataaatgattcgcTAACCAATTCACTGTCTTTTTCTTTGGTTAGTTCACTGTCGTTTACTTTTAGTAACAACTAAACTAAAACCATTCCTATTTCCTGCTTACACATATTTTCCTTAACCTTGGACCTATTTGGCAAAGGagttttttgccaaatttttctcctataagttttttaacaactttacccataataatctcaaaaaatttctcaaaatttttaaaatacatactttaaaatacccaaaaatatacaaaaaaaattagcttccttccttttttcttcttccttctccaTCTCAACCCACCACTATCTCTGCTGTCACTGACACTTCCACCGGTGCTagctcctcttttttttttctttcctttcccctttCGCTCTCCTCCTccccttttctccttttctcccCTTCTCCTCCTTCCTTTCCCCTTTCCCTAGCCATCTCCTCTCCTCTCCCTTCCCTAACCACcatccccttccccctccccaaGTGCGACCAGATCTGGTCACGACCGACTAGAGGGGGAAGGAGATGGCATGGGAGAGAGGAggaggggaggagagggggagagaggagaaggagagggagagggggagATGAAGGAGGAGAAGGGAAGGAGAGGAAAGAGGGAAAGGAGAgggagcaaaaaaaaatttttgccaTTGGTCGTTGGTGACGTCAACCAATCAGTAGGCAGGGAGGGAGAAAAAGATTGTAGTGGGGTGGGGAGAAAGAGGGGGAGAGGAAGTAGGAGAAgggaaggagagagagagagagagagagagagaagaaaattgTAGTTGGGTggcgaagaagaagaggaaaggaaggaaagagaaaaagaaaaaaaaaaagaaaattgtagttgggtggaggagaagaaaattgTAGTTGGGtgggaagaagaagaggaaaggaaggaaagagaaaaagaaaaaaaattaaagaaagattTTTACACACCTCAAAATGTTTTCTTCAAATTATatagtaagttacagtaaaatattggacaaatatccaaaaaaattcacttaTCAAATGGGGCCCTTGTGTTACTTAATTATTGTAAGCATAAATTTTAAAACTAAAACATAATTTTGTTAGTTTCATAGTGATAAGTTTTATCAAAGACCaagcaaaaatatatataacacTAGATTGTAAGAAAAATATGTAATGCTAGTCCAAATGTTGGAATTTAGTGGTGCAAAGCATAAGAAATtatccctccgtcccattgaaaGTGCCATACTTTTCATTTGAGATGTCCCAATTGAAAAAGTCAAAGCACCTTTTAATCTCTCTTTACAATATAACCCTTCTTTCTAATCATATACATGTtactattcaaatttaaaatttgaatttattgagataaaattagaaagaaaagtaCAGATATCACAATCAAATCACTATTTTAAAAAAGTTCATTGACTAAATTATTGAGACGGAAGTGAATATTGACAAGTTGACCAATCATGCACCACATGCGTTCAAAAAGGTCATCAATTTGCCTAAAATTTGCCAATTTTTCAAACACGTTCATCAAAAAGGTCAAAGTGGGACAAAACTTAATGTTTAAGGATCAATTTGTCTAGAATTGGAATTCTGATAGTAAGAATTATAATTGATAAGTGCAAGCTGTAGTAATATAGAAGAATTTCTACACCAATAATCAAATAACagccacccaaaaaaaaaagttccaccAAGTACGATGCCTCAACGTTCATATATGACTTTCACAATCAGAAGTCACAACCGACCTCAATCTCAAAGTCTTAAACCCTCATGCATAGAAGTATgcaaacaacaaataaaacaaacaacatTTTTACTTCACCCAAAAAAAACCACTAAACTATTAATGCAAAGCCTCTGGTTCAATTTCTTCTCTTTGGCGCTTCTCGTTTGGCACCTTCTTCTTCCCTCGAtactctctttttcctctttcccacaCACCACAAGAGACTAAGTCAAAACGAAAAATACTTAGGTACTGCCAATCTACAAAGCTACTTATAAATCATATGGTAAATTCAAGAGTTACGTAAGAAAAAATGAACGGTGACGAtagaaaggaggaaaaaaaaaaacaaaaatccacTTGACTCCTGAGCTACCTGGTTTATAAGGTAATCTTGAGATTGAGTGTAGACAAATAGTTTCAGACTTAACCCCTCCAGCTACTACACCTACAAATACTCATTATTTCTCTCCAAacttttttcatcatttctaACCAAATTCTCTGCAGAAAAAAACCCATTAGTCTTTATCCTTTTTTGCTTCAAAAGAGAAAAGTAAAAATGGTGCAACTACATGAAAAAGATGAGATGGAAACGGGGATCTATTTTCGAAGATGAAGTGAGCAAGAAACCCAAGTTGTGCATCAATGATAACATGGATGTCCTCATTGAGATACTGAAGAGAGCTGATGGCCGGTCACTAGGCGTAGCTGCGTGTGTTTGCCGGCTATGGCGTGCTATAACAAGGAATGACTCGCTGTGGGAGCACCTGTGCTTCCGCCACTTTTCGCCCCCGCCGGAGGCAGTCAAGAAGATGGTGGTTGCGCTGGGAGGGTACAAGAGGCTGTACATGGTCTGCGTGAGGCCCGTTCTAAACAGACTTTTTGGGAAGTTCAGAAGAATGAAAGTACTAAAAGGCAGCGGAGCGGGTGGTTGTGAGTCGGACTCGGACCTGGTCAGGCGAGTCTGGACTCGACAGGAGGTGGAGCTTTCCTTGTCTTTGTTCTGCGTAGATTATTATGAGAGGGTGCTGCTTAGCGCCGGCGGGGGTGGCGGGAGTGGAAGAATCGGCGACTCGTCCGCACTGTCGCTTATGTTCCTCTGCGAGGCGGTGAATGTTTGATTGCAGCCGTTGACATGATGGTTTAATTTCAATCAAAGggctactttttttttcatttcacattcttttttttttccctcagtTGTGATTCATTTTAATTACTATGTTTCATGCAATTTTATTtgcacaaaacaaaaataattatgtCCATTCATATGTTTTCTCACTATTTATTTCCACAAAATATATCGTGTAATGGAGTCATTGATTTATTATTGGAGAGAGAACTTATTAGTGAAGTCCATGTATCGtggatgaaaattttttctatCATTCTTTTCTTCGTAGCCTTGTATTTCGTGAACAAATTATTTTAAACTTACTGCAATTCAAATGTATTTTGTTTCGATGAAAAATATTATAACATTTTACTGTAAAGTCGTCTTTTTTAAGGTACATTTTACTGTATGTCTTAATGCTAGTTATAAGTAATAGCAGTTATggagtctttttttttaaatgaacaCTCTTACCTTGTCCATGGTCCCCTTTTCCCtgacttttcttttccttttttctggaTTCCCTCATTGTTCATAGATTACTAAGAATTCCTTGCATATGTTTCTATTTTCTATCTTTTTTCAAATAGTTATTCATAACATCCTATGGAATATTATAAAAACTATAGGATAAGGGAAAGAGATAGGTTAAGTGATTCAGGAAAAGGAATATAAGTAAAAAAATTCCGAATTTAAGTCTTTCCACTTGCATTTAAAAAGAACACACAGACAAGTTTCagtgaaatgaaaattttattccaTTCAAAAAGATTAACTGAAAAAAGATGTTAATAAGTAATAAAAAGACAAATTTTAAATGCCGAGGTCACTTACTTCacccaataaataaataaataataatgcgAAATTTAAATGCAATGAGTGCCttcaaagaaaacaagaatatgACTATCGAAAAAGTTGTTAGACATACAATACAACATATTAAGaggaattaattttattaaaaaacaaTAACGCCCAATAAACTATTTAAGGATTTATTGCAGAATCTTAGAGGAAGGATAGCCGAACCTTGGACGAATCTCGTGGTCTTCGAAACAGGGCCCCACGACTTTATTATGTTTATGCTAGTCTAATAAACAATAAATGGGCCATCACGAACAAACCCCTATACCATAAATGGGCCAGCAGGAATTAAACATCTGCTAGTAAAATTCACATATGCTCATGTATTTGAACTATTTTAAACGAATAATTGGACCTATTTATTGCCCATATTTGAGCTCACCCAATCCAATTTGCAGCCAAACCTACACGCAAGCTACCGTTAGCAAACCGAACTTGGCCGACTCGATTCCCATAATACCACCAGTTTGAATCGGTCTAAGAGTTCATTTTGGTTTCCATCTCTCAATTATACTCAAACTAATTTTGTACCCGTTCGTTGAACGGGAATCgtaaaaaaataataagttatttatccaattttataaaaatatcgatATGAAATACAAACTTAatgtatattttattataatctTTCTTAAATACAAACTTAATGTATATGAAAACTTACGATAAAAATACTTGTTTAAATCCTATCTCTTCATataaaacaaatagaaaataaaaccaaaacacataaaattcaagatatgttaCTAAATGCTTACAATTGAATATGAACATgtctttttaaaaaagaaaaatgtataTCAAAGAAAGTATACCTGATAATCAAGAGGAGTGGAAACCCAAAATCGATGCTTTAATGTGCCAACTGCTTGCACTGGAAACACCTAACCATGAATTTGATGCTCGAAATTCGTTTATTAGAGGCTATATGTAGGCATAAGAATTGATAAGCATATAAAGAGATATTCATAAGAATATTAAAAGTAGTTTTGTCTTAATTTAAGTTGCTTAAAGTACGTAactttgggtaggaaataagaattgataaggATATAAAGAGATATTGATAAGGATATAAAGAGATATTGATAGGAATATTAAAAGTAGTTTTATGTTAAATTAAGTTGCTTAAAGTATTTAACTTTGgataggaaataagaattgataaggATATAAAAAGATCttgataagaatataaaaagataataaaaaatagttttaCTAAAAGCGTGCATGTTAAAGAAATCATACGGGTCATACCTTGTTATACCTAGAAGTTCACAAACCAAAAGAGAAGCAAGCGGCCGCAAATATATGATTATGATAGAATGATAATCTGCCGCAAATATAAG of Coffea arabica cultivar ET-39 chromosome 5c, Coffea Arabica ET-39 HiFi, whole genome shotgun sequence contains these proteins:
- the LOC113703242 gene encoding F-box protein SNE-like; the encoded protein is MKKMRWKRGSIFEDEVSKKPKLCINDNMDVLIEILKRADGRSLGVAACVCRLWRAITRNDSLWEHLCFRHFSPPPEAVKKMVVALGGYKRLYMVCVRPVLNRLFGKFRRMKVLKGSGAGGCESDSDLVRRVWTRQEVELSLSLFCVDYYERVLLSAGGGGGSGRIGDSSALSLMFLCEAVNV